The Sulfolobus islandicus Y.N.15.51 sequence GGGTTTCGCTGCTGCCGTAATTATAATTTACACGCTCAAGGGTGTAATTAAATCTTACAAGATCAAAATATAAAAGGCAAATTACTTTTTTTTTAAAAAAACTCTTTTAGTTCATGTTTTGAGTTATCACCTTTCATAAGGTCGCTTTTCCCAGTTAAATCTCTAAGATGTACGTTTTTCCAATGAATATCGTCAAATGCGGTTTATCTATTATTTGTTTTTGAAAAAGCTTCTACTATTAACTGCTCTGAGAAGTTCATTAATGATGTTAAGTAGTCAGACATTCTTTCCACCTTAGGTTGTAAAGGAATTTATGTTAACTGAAAGGTTTTAGAAGTAAGAAGGGATAAAACTTGATAAAGACGTGCTTTGACTCAAATTAACTCTCTACTTCTTATTGCAATCCTCATTTAACGTGATTATGCTCATATCATCTGGATAATCAATTATACAGAAGAACTCCAATTGATCACTCTCATTAATAATTGCGTGTTTCACGTTAGAGTTTATAAAAATGTAGTCACCCTCCTTTAACTCATAAACTTTATCGCTCACACAAACCTTACATTTCCCCTTAGTTACAACAACAGTCTCCTGGTACTTGTGGATATGCATTGGTATAATTCCATCCCTCAATAGGGTGAATTTTCTTACAGCGTAGTTAGAATCATTTTCTTTAGTAACTAACCATTGAATGAACGCGTTTTTAGAACCATTGACTAGCACCCTATCCATTTTTACTTCCTTGATATTTGAAACAAAATAATCAACCATAGGTAAAAATAAAGATTGTAATTAAAAAATCTAACGATGTCTCATAAAACAATATAAGTAACCTACAAGCATTGAGGTTAAAGCTAAGGAAAACTCAAACCCGTAAAGCATTACTTTTGTGAGCCACTCGTAGTCTGTTAACAAGTAACTCAAACCACCAAATCCAGCTATTCCAATGGATACCAAATTGCCTAAACCAATGAATTTGGGGAATAATAAACCAGTCTTGTTAGCTAACATATAAAGGTAAATTCCAAAACCTCCAGTGATTCCAGCAAAGATAATGTGAAGTATCAAGATACTAGTTGACAAAGTGTCTTGAACAGTATCATACATTGCCCTAACTAGCCCAAATGAGAATGCCAAAAACATTATGATGATACTAAAAATTGAATATTTATAGATCTCTCGCATATTCGCCAACTTTAATCACCTCAGACGACTTTCCAATTTCAGTCGTCTTTACTCTTAAAAATATAGAGGACTCGAGAAGATAGTATTGAATGTCCTCTAACAACTCATACCAAGCGATGTTGGGAATATCACTCCTTATTTTAATGTCTAACTCATGAGCAATTTTCTTCAATGATGGAACACATGAAAAAGTTGTAATAGAACACCTATCACACTGATATGTAGCATCGTAATAGTTGAAATATATCAAATGTCTATCATTAGTGATATACATTATCCCCTCCTTCAAATTTATCCCTTTATTATTTACCGTAAAGGGAAGTACTGCCTTAAAACCAATTGCATTGTCAATTAGTAACCCCATTCTCCTTAGCCTATCTACGATAAAGTAAAAATAACTCTTACTGATCTCCCCATCCCTCCTATCACTGCTTAAAACCCTTAAGTAATCTTTTACCTTGCTGAAACTGTCATCCCTAAGTAATATAACGTCATCTGAAATTATTGGCCTTGCAACATTATTGATCACAAGGAGACACATATACGATACTATTCTTCTTTTTACGATAAAAATTTAACCATATTAACTTTCTCAAAACGTTAATTAACACTGTTAAAGAAAGTCGTTCTTGCCCAATTTTAATTAGATAAAAAAGTTAAAATTTTCTTAATTCCAATATGTATTTATGAACTAAACGTTAAAGGCAAGGGTAAACTTTCAGTTGTAAATTATTTTTCTCGAAACTCATAAACTATATCATAAATCAAGGATTAAATTTCTAGTGAAAAGTATAAAGATTAATTAATTATTTTGAATAATGCATAGCATCAAGGATAAACCTAGGATAACCCAGCATATAAATGAGAAATTGGCTATTCAAGAATCCTATAAACAAAATTGTGCTAATCTTCTTTTTCTTACTATTATTACTACTATAGGATAGCAACGGGAAAAATATATATTATAAATTCTTAATTGTGATATCCCCGTGATATGGTATCAATACAGTATAGGGAAGGGATACTAAATAATTAAACGAGTTCACTGCAAAGTCGTAATTCCAAGAGAATATTCTAAGGGGTGGTGATAACGTATTTCTAACATTCCTAATAGCATCACCAACTATCAAATACTTACCATCAAATAAGGCAATATGCCCCTTTGTATGCCCCGGTACATGTGTAACCTTAAACCCTCCCAACTCCTCACCGCCTTTTAATGCAACATCAACCTTAACTGATTCATAATGCAAATTGTTAATCCTCTCCATGGTCTTCTTAAAGATTGAAAACGAAACGCCCAACTCATCACTATAAATTATGTTATATTTTGGAGGATTTTCCAAATTTTCTAACTCATCTACATGGGCATATATTTTAGCATCACTTATTCTCTTTATTGCCATAGCGTTGCCGGCATGATCGTGATGCCAATGTGTTATTACGATATCCGAAATATCTTCTAGCGAATATCCCCATGTCTTAAGATAGAACTCAATCTGATCAAGGTATCCCGGTAAACCAGTATCAACAATCATTAATCCCCCACAAGGACCATTCTCTATAACGGATATATTGTGATTAAGTATCGTATCGAAAAATTCAGGCTCTAACAACTCCATTATCCTAACCTTACCGATTTTAACCATTAATCCATCACCAAACGTATTAATCTAACAACCTTTTCGTACGCTTCCCTCTTACAATCGTCCCCATTAATGTTACTCAAAAATTTACAACCACCCATACACAAAGGTAGATATGGACACGATTTACACTTATCCTCAATTTTAACCTTCCACCATAACGACTTGTTCGTTACTTTAACACTCCCATCCTCTTCCAATTTACCCTTAACGTAAAGCGGATTACCGGTGAAAGCCCAACAAGGGTAAATATTTCCCTCTGGATCAACTACAATATCTTCATTTGAATAGGCTACACAAAAACCTAGTCTAAATACGTCATGAGGAACTTCAAATCCATATTTTCTCGCAGTCTCCCAGAATTTCACTAAAACATCTCCTTCAGCCTTGCTGGATATTGTGAAATCCCACCACTCATTTCTGAACATGTTTGAATGAACCAAATGAGGGTCTAATCTCACTTTATTTATCCCTTCCCTCTTCAACTCGTCCAATAGCTCCTCTATTTCGGTCAAGTTCTTTACATCAATGTTTATCCTCAATACTACTTTTATCAAATCTTGTACCTCCTTTAGATTCTTCACTATTACATCGAATGAACCCTTACCTCTAACAAAGAACCTCCTCTTATCGTGAACTTCTTTTGGTCCGTCTAACGTTATTTGTGCATAAGTCAACCCTAGTGGAATTAGTCTTTCAGCTATTTTTCTAGTTAAAAGAGAACCGTTAGTCACTACACTGAACGAGTATTTTAAGTCAGATAATTCTCTCGATATCTCCTCTATTTTCCTAAGCTGTAGGAGTGGTTCTCCACCAAAGTAGGTTATCCTTACCTTCCTACCTCTCTCGTTTTTCCTAATATAGTTTACGAAACCTCTTATAACCTTATCTGATACTGAAACGTTTTTCCTAAACCCTTTCTGGAAACAGTAAATACAATCGAAGTTGCAGTTATAAGTTAACACAAGAGTGGGTTCTAGAACGGGTTTTCTTAAAAATTTATCAATTTCCTCATCTAAATCCTCATCTGCAGCTGAAAAGCCTTCCTCTATTATATCCTTTAAATGTTCTGGTACAATCCCTTTCCTTAACTTTTCAATTTCCCATAAATTGAGCTTAATTGCGTATCCAGTGAGGGTATTGAAGAGGACATCTCCAATAAAAAGATTAAACTTGGAGAGGGCCATGACTATTTGCCCTCAGTCTCCCCAGCTTGGAGAGTAACCACATCTACCATATTTCCTCTCTATTACAACTACCTTTTTTGCTTGAAGAGTTGCCTCCATTTTTCCACCCGTAAGGCTACATATGATTAATTACATTTAAACTTAATATTTAAAAGAGGGCCATTTGCGCAATTAACAGTATTTAGGCGGTATTATGAAGAACCATTTAAAAATCTAGAATATTCGACAATAATATGGGAAAAGGGCTTTTAAAAATAAAGGAATTGGAAGGAGAGGCGCTGTTCTTTCTAGACGAGAGTAGGATAGTCATTAGCACGTCAATTAGGAAGGTTTTGGCCAAGATTGGTAGTAAGCCAGTAATGCACGTTAATATGGGTTTTTCTTCACTTCACGTTTTTCTCACTATAAACGCGTGGACTGGTGAAGTGGTTGTTGGTATTCTTAGGAGGACCAATTCTGAGTCTTTGAAGTAATTCTTGAGGTACTTTAAGAGGCGTATAGGTAATGGAAGGGTTTACATGGTTATGGATAATTATTCTCCTCATAAAACCAAGGGTGCGCTTGAGGTTTGTAGTAGGAAGGGTATTTATCCCATATTTACTCCTCCTTATTCGCTTGAGCTTAATATGGCCGAGGCAGTCTTCAAGCCCTTCAAGGTATACATGAGTAATAAAGTTTCGCTCGATAGATGAGGTTGTAAATTGTATTGAACAGTTCTTTGAGGAAAAATAAGTATATGTTTAATCTTAATGCAATAACGTACTTAGGATTAGATAAAATTGAGGTCTAAGAACTTTCCGAATTTTTACCTGTTATGTGTACACGAAGTTGGGAGTTTATCTCATTTACTCTGTGGGGGATAGGAATGAGAGTACTTTCCGTGGAGTCAAAAAGTATTTGTTGGAGGAGGGTAGGTGGGTGAGTGATGATTATAACTTGTACTTCTGGTTGAAAGGTACACGGTTATCTCACCGGTTAACCCTAACGAGTCACTGTACTCTTCATTGAGGGAAAGGCTGGTTAGGTTCAAGAGGGCTACAAAGGCAGTAAATGGGAGCATTAGTACCATGATGTACTCCATAGCCCTAGTCTTATGGGAAAAGAGGTTAATCCTAGAATTTGTAGCTTAATAATTACATTATCTCCACACTCGTCCAGTCTATTGAAACGTTTATTTCCTTCTCTCCTTCAGCGTCTTCGAGGATATTTTCCTCACTTGTTCCAAGAGTTTTTCAAGTGGTGTTAGGTTTTACGGCATTGAATTAGAGGACATAAGGAAGGCAATTGAGAGGGCTACTGTTAAAGAGTAAAACATTTGATTTTCCTTAAATCTTGTTTTTTCTGCCAACTTTTCCGGAAAAGCTGACAGCATATTAGCAAAATTTATTTAAATCTTGACACCAACTATTATTGTGTCATACATTTCACAGATGAGCTTTCAAAACCCTTGGTGGGTTGATAAGAATAGGATACTTGAAGATGAACACGTGAAAAGGGCTAAGGTTATAGTACCACCAATCGATGAGAGTGCTTTGATATTAGGACCTAGGCAGGTGGGAAAAACGACTTTCCTGAAAACTACCATAAAGACCTTGCTTGAGAGAGAAGACCCTAGGTCAATTTTCTTCTTCTCTTGTGACGCGTTTTCCAAGAAGGAGGAGTTAATAAGTTTAGTTAACGAGTACAGAACGTTAGTCAATAGGGAGAAAAGTGCATACATATTTTTAGATGAAATAACTTCAGTGAGCGATTGGAATACAGCTTTGCTACACTTGTTCAATGCTGGTTACTTTAATGACTCATTGATTTACGTCACTGGTTCTTCCTCTATAAATTTGAGGAAAGAGATGCTACCGGGGAGACCCATAAAGAAGTACGTGTTTTACCCCTTGAATTTTAGAGTTTATTTCAACACTTTTTATAAAAAATTAATACAAGATCACGTGAAAGTTGACGAGAAGGATGAACTTTACGAAAACGCTTTGAAGCTTTTACCATATATTTCAGAGTTAAACAAGGCTTTATTGGAATACATTAGGCGAGGGGGTTTCTTCGCAACTTCATTTTCCGAAAACCCATTATCGCTTTACGAGGCTTATAAGGACGCAATACTTTCAGAGTTTTTAAAGACTGAGAGAAAGGAGAGCATGTTTAAGGTAATTATTAGGAAAATAATTGAGAGCTATGGTAGTAGGATTTCTGAAAACACTATTGCCAAAGACGTTAACGTTTCTCACACTACTATTGGCGATTACATAGACGTTTTAGAGAAGTTGTTCATTATAAGGACTTTTAGGAAGATAGAGGGAGGGGGAAAGACTAATTATAGGAGTTTGAAGAAGGTGTATTTTATTGACCCCTTCTTCTTTAGGGTAATGAAGATTTATAGTGTTGGCAAAGACATTGATGATATCGAGATACCTTTGATCGTTGAGGGAATTGTCGGCGAGCATTTGGCAAGGGAATACAAAGAGGTTGGTTATTTACATTTTAAGAGCGGTAAGGAGGTTGACTTCTCTGTAGGTAATGTAAAAGTTGAGGTTAAGTGGAGGAGAGAGAAAGAAAAGAAGAGATATAATAACGTTGATTACGTTTTAACTATTGATGAGTTTAAGAAAAGTGATGAGCAATTAACTTTGCCAGTCTCAATTTTCCTCTATTTAATCTCCTCTGATAAGTTATTTTATGAGTTGACTAGTATTTCCCACTTGTAAAAAACCCTAGTATTCTTGTACAGATAAGTCCACATCTCATCCACAACCTTAGTAACAACACTACCCTTAACTAAGCCTTTAGTCTTCCCCCACAACTTAACAAGCTTCTCGTACTTCTGCCCACTATAACGCTTAATCCAAGTGAACACAGTAACTAGAGGTACATTAAGCACCTTGGATATGGCCCTCATGCCATTAACATCTTTAAAGCCTCCTCCCTCAACTTCTTAGAATGGTAAGTAGCATCACCCAAGAAGTACCTACCACAATCCCTACACAAATACCTCTGCCTACTACACTTAACTACATGATGAGAACCACAAGAGGGGCAAGAAACGTCTTGCCTAACTACAGCCTTCCTACCCATAAGTAATACTCGTTATAAAAATATAAATAGCTTAATTGCTACACTATCTTTACACCGAATTATTCAGATTTAGGTTTAAACATTTCATGTCTAATATAAACATTAAGCCATAAGATTTAAAAATTAGAAATACTATTTATATATTAGTGGTGTTGTATGAGCTTAACACTTAAGCAAAAGGAAGACCTTCAGAATGTTAAGAAGAAGCTAGAGGAGATCTTCGACCCTCCAATATATGAGATACCGATAGAGAGACTACCGGAGGATCTAAGATATTGTCTTGAATACCCTAACGAATGGAAATATGTACAAAGAATAGGTTTATTCTTTAAAAAAGTAGTTTATCTTATGATAAAAAGTTAAATGAAATCTTCATCTCTTTTCTACATATAAGTTAATCTCTTATACTTCGTAATTCAGACAAGTAATTTTCTTAATTTGGAATTTAGCTAAAATTTACTTAAAATCTTTTCTTTTAAACTCTCTGAGTAACAATAAAATTTTTATATTGGGTTAAACTTACAATACTGTCACTTTATTAATAGATAAATCTTACGATAATTGAAACTAAATTTATACTTTAAATGATTTATACTGCACTAACAAAATTGTTGTCCTATATAGAACACCACACTCGCGTAAAGCTTTAGACTTAAGTCGTCGTCTCCGACCTCATCACCGCCCTAAAAGTGAGATTTCCCTTAGGGTAGCTCACAGTTTGGGTTTATCGCCTTCATCCTCACAACTTCATAGCTAGTGGGATTTACCCACCGTTTGTCCCTACACTTTCATTTCACTCATTTTATCTTCAATCATGATCGAGTGTAGGGACTTAGCCCTCAACCACTCACTTACTGTAGGTGGGTCATGGGACTCCTTTGAGCCCAACGGCACGGGGCTCACATCTCCAGCTCTCCTCGCTAAGTTGTACAGTGCAACTACATCCCTATGCCACTTTTCCTTCCCCTTCTCACAAACACCAACCCTTGGGGCATCGCCCCCATCGGGTTGGTAAACGATCTTAGTTCCATGAACTGGGCAAACAGTGGAAGTATAAGATGGGTTAACTAAGACCACGGGGACACCAAACTCCCTAGCCTTCTCAATAATAGCATTCTTCATTGAGGAAAATGCAGATCTATAAATCCTCAACCTAAGCTGTTTATCCTTAATATCCTTAACCATATGCTCTGGAGCCCTCTTGGGCAAGTCCTCTAAAACTATGACACTCCTACTTTCAAAAGCCTCTTTAACGATCAGCTTAGCTAATTTCCTCCTAATGTCTACTTTCTTATCCCTCTCCCTCAGCATCTTTAACTTCCTCCTCACTTCCCTATCCTTAGTTGACTTACCAGTAGTTATTGCCTTCCTCCTATACTCATAGCCCAGAGTAATTTTCTTAGTGTTAGTCTCAAGCAATAAGGGTTTACTATTGATGAGCACCGAGACCGAATTCTCGTTAAGGTCGACGGGAATAAACGCTTTAGGCTCATAAGGTTTAACATCTCTCTTAAAAATGACGTAGAACTCTACAACATTCCCCTTCATCAGCCTAAACCTGGCCTCACTCGCAATCAACCAACCCTTATTATAATATCTCCAGAAGATCTTAGGGAAGGTTGGTGAAATGAAAACCCTACTCCTCTTTGTGGAAATTGAAATCCTATCAAGGTTGAACTTCCACAGATGATCGTCGAGGTGAATAGTAACTCTCCTCACTGACGGTTTCTCAGTGTAACTTTTACCTCTCTTCTTCAACTTCTCAAAACTCTCTAATCTCTCGCTTGCATCCTCACAAGCGGTGTAAATATAATGGGAGGGTAAGTCCTTATGCTTCTCCCTCTCAGTCTTGTAAACTCCAGCTTTAATCCTGGTGAAGGAGGTAGTTTTGTTTGACAGTCCATAATTTATTGCCTCCTCTAGAACCTCTCTGTACTCCTTCTCGACCTCCTTAAGTGCTGAGTATGTAGAATAGTCAACCCTAACCCTTAACTTCACTGTCCTCTCCACTCAACTCACCTATTAACTTTTTTACACCTTGAACTAGGAGTGTTTTCTTGTGACTCCTCATTCCGTAAATTTTCCCTGCGAATGATGTAACGACGGAAATTAAGTCCTCAACTAGCTCTTGTGCGTCATCTTTGGGCTCCTCACCAAAAACTACTTCAATCTTAACTCCCATGGTTGAGAAGAACTCTTCAATGTACTCAAATCCAAATCTTGTAAGTCTGTCTTTGTATGTTATTAATACGATGTCGACACTCCTCCCCTCAACAAGTTTGAATAACTTAAGTAATCCTTTTCTTTGTGTGTTTAACCCGCTAGCTATATCTTTCAGTACTTCAACTACCTTGTAACCTTTTGCCGTTGCGTAATTTGTTAGGTAGTTTATTTGTCTTTCCAAGTCTTCTCTCTGGTCTGCTGACGAAACTCTTGCGTAAATTACAGCCCTCGTCTCTTCCCTCCTTTCTAAGTACTTCTTTATCTCGCTGTAAGGTATCCTATACTTCCCTCCTTCAGTCGTTACCACCTTTATTTTTCCTTCTCTAATCCACCGTAGGAGTGTTGAGTATGAGATGCTGAGTAGTTGGCAAGCCTCCTTAGGTCTCAGTAGTCTCTCCACAAAATTGGTTGATAATAAATAAATATAAAAAGATTTCTATTAACGTGAGAAAGAATTCAGCCCCGATTAAAATGCTGGAAAAGTGGAAATAGTACTTTGCAATGAGCGGTAAAGTCGTAATTATCATATTATTTGAAGCCCTTAATGAGAAAGTTATAATAACTATTATAACTGCATAGATAAGCGTTCTTCTGTTCATAAAGATATATCATAGAATAAAAGATATATCGTTTTCCCAGTCTATTTATGGTTATTGCCTAATGTGTGAATGCGGGGAATACCAAGACCTGATCACGTAATGCTCCTTTGAATGTTAGTATCGACTTTCTTCATTAATGAGAAGAATATTCCTTGGTCTACATGATATTCGACTTCAGAAAACCCTGCATTAAAGAAATCTTTCCTCATGTTTCTAACAATCTCCGGTTCAATAAGTATAAAATATCCGTTATCCTTTATTACTTTGCTTACCTCATTGGCTAAGTCGCTTCTTTCCTTTCTTATTTTATTATAAAAATAAAGGACAGAATAAGCTAAATCGAAGCTTTTCTCTTTAAAAGGTAAAGGAAACAAGTTCTCCACTAAATTATAATCCTCATCTCTTAAATAATCCTTAACTTCCTTGTCTGTAATTTCCTCGTTTCATACTTCTATTGAAATTAGGGAAGGAAGTTTAGTTTCCTTCTCGACGCTTAACGTAACTAAACAGTTACCGCAACCTATTTCCAAGACTTTTTTAGGATTGATCCTCTTTATTATTGATGAAACGAGTTTACCTATCCTCAGCTCTTCGCAAATTGTGACTCCCATTCTCCTGAAAGGTTTATAATTCCAGGAATTTATACTGTCAAAAATAGATGACATAGTTAATTATGATATCTTAAATTTATAAATTATGATAAATACTACGTCACTTTCTGACTACTCATAATCTTTAATGTTTACCTCCTTTATTTTGAAATTTTTGATTAAAACATTAAAATATTCTTCCACTTTTTGTCTATATTCTTTTTTAAGTTCATCCTTCCTTACATGCTCTCTTACTATACCTGAGATATAATCTGCCGAATGAATTAATTCGCATTTATCATGTCCGGTAAAATCGACTCCAAGGACTTTAGCTAAAGTCCATTTAGGAAAATTAATGGTAATGTATTGTTTATCGCTTTCTCTCAATATCGGAGTTCTATCATAATGAACAACGACGCTCTTGCTTGCTACGTATTTCCTTAAATGTAAGCCCAATATCTCTCCGTAAATTTTCGCCGAGCAATTACTTAATTTTGTTTCATTTACCTTCCTTATAATTAATGAGATTCCCGTCAGGTTCTTTAATACCTTGTTTACAAAAATTCCTTTAACGTCCTTTCCTAACTTGAATTGTTTAGGTGAATCTTCCGACCATTTAAAATATTTTATATTCTTGCCCGTGAGCCTTTGTGCATCCTTTATTGCTTCCTCGTATAAATTTAGGTAACAGTTTATATCGTTAATTAAAACTGCTGAAATTATAAACGGTTTTTCATCATTTGGATTTCCTGCCTCATCAATTGCTATGTGAATCTCAT is a genomic window containing:
- a CDS encoding RNA-guided endonuclease InsQ/TnpB family protein, whose product is MKLRVRVDYSTYSALKEVEKEYREVLEEAINYGLSNKTTSFTRIKAGVYKTEREKHKDLPSHYIYTACEDASERLESFEKLKKRGKSYTEKPSVRRVTIHLDDHLWKFNLDRISISTKRSRVFISPTFPKIFWRYYNKGWLIASEARFRLMKGNVVEFYVIFKRDVKPYEPKAFIPVDLNENSVSVLINSKPLLLETNTKKITLGYEYRRKAITTGKSTKDREVRRKLKMLRERDKKVDIRRKLAKLIVKEAFESRSVIVLEDLPKRAPEHMVKDIKDKQLRLRIYRSAFSSMKNAIIEKAREFGVPVVLVNPSYTSTVCPVHGTKIVYQPDGGDAPRVGVCEKGKEKWHRDVVALYNLARRAGDVSPVPLGSKESHDPPTVSEWLRAKSLHSIMIEDKMSEMKV
- a CDS encoding cupin domain-containing protein, which gives rise to MVDYFVSNIKEVKMDRVLVNGSKNAFIQWLVTKENDSNYAVRKFTLLRDGIIPMHIHKYQETVVVTKGKCKVCVSDKVYELKEGDYIFINSNVKHAIINESDQLEFFCIIDYPDDMSIITLNEDCNKK
- a CDS encoding ATP-binding protein, producing MSFQNPWWVDKNRILEDEHVKRAKVIVPPIDESALILGPRQVGKTTFLKTTIKTLLEREDPRSIFFFSCDAFSKKEELISLVNEYRTLVNREKSAYIFLDEITSVSDWNTALLHLFNAGYFNDSLIYVTGSSSINLRKEMLPGRPIKKYVFYPLNFRVYFNTFYKKLIQDHVKVDEKDELYENALKLLPYISELNKALLEYIRRGGFFATSFSENPLSLYEAYKDAILSEFLKTERKESMFKVIIRKIIESYGSRISENTIAKDVNVSHTTIGDYIDVLEKLFIIRTFRKIEGGGKTNYRSLKKVYFIDPFFFRVMKIYSVGKDIDDIEIPLIVEGIVGEHLAREYKEVGYLHFKSGKEVDFSVGNVKVEVKWRREKEKKRYNNVDYVLTIDEFKKSDEQLTLPVSIFLYLISSDKLFYELTSISHL
- a CDS encoding MBL fold metallo-hydrolase → MVKIGKVRIMELLEPEFFDTILNHNISVIENGPCGGLMIVDTGLPGYLDQIEFYLKTWGYSLEDISDIVITHWHHDHAGNAMAIKRISDAKIYAHVDELENLENPPKYNIIYSDELGVSFSIFKKTMERINNLHYESVKVDVALKGGEELGGFKVTHVPGHTKGHIALFDGKYLIVGDAIRNVRNTLSPPLRIFSWNYDFAVNSFNYLVSLPYTVLIPYHGDITIKNL
- a CDS encoding radical SAM/SPASM domain-containing protein; the encoded protein is MALSKFNLFIGDVLFNTLTGYAIKLNLWEIEKLRKGIVPEHLKDIIEEGFSAADEDLDEEIDKFLRKPVLEPTLVLTYNCNFDCIYCFQKGFRKNVSVSDKVIRGFVNYIRKNERGRKVRITYFGGEPLLQLRKIEEISRELSDLKYSFSVVTNGSLLTRKIAERLIPLGLTYAQITLDGPKEVHDKRRFFVRGKGSFDVIVKNLKEVQDLIKVVLRINIDVKNLTEIEELLDELKREGINKVRLDPHLVHSNMFRNEWWDFTISSKAEGDVLVKFWETARKYGFEVPHDVFRLGFCVAYSNEDIVVDPEGNIYPCWAFTGNPLYVKGKLEEDGSVKVTNKSLWWKVKIEDKCKSCPYLPLCMGGCKFLSNINGDDCKREAYEKVVRLIRLVMD
- a CDS encoding methyltransferase domain-containing protein, which encodes MENLFPLPFKEKSFDLAYSVLYFYNKIRKERSDLANEVSKVIKDNGYFILIEPEIVRNMRKDFFNAGFSEVEYHVDQGIFFSLMKKVDTNIQRSIT
- a CDS encoding IS607 family transposase, with the protein product MERLLRPKEACQLLSISYSTLLRWIREGKIKVVTTEGGKYRIPYSEIKKYLERREETRAVIYARVSSADQREDLERQINYLTNYATAKGYKVVEVLKDIASGLNTQRKGLLKLFKLVEGRSVDIVLITYKDRLTRFGFEYIEEFFSTMGVKIEVVFGEEPKDDAQELVEDLISVVTSFAGKIYGMRSHKKTLLVQGVKKLIGELSGEDSEVKG